From Myxococcota bacterium, a single genomic window includes:
- a CDS encoding NADH:ubiquinone reductase (Na(+)-transporting) subunit B: MKILRDLHDKADPLFAKGGPLEKLYPLWEAHDTAMFTPGEVTRTAPHVRDGLDLKRMMITVVVALVPCIVFAMYNTGYQAMLAISEGAAPLDDWRMAIYQGLGLSFDHTYPILCVIFGALYFLPVWIAGMIVGAVVEIGGAIIRGHEVNEGFLVTGMLLPLTLPPTIPLWMVVLGMAFGLIFGKEVFGGTGTNFLNPALTARAFLFFAYPAWMSGDAPWIAADFLSVDSFSGATWLAQAAVTPGALENASFADAFWGFVPGSMGETSAFGALLGMGILLVTRIGSWQTITGVTLGTIVMASMLNGIGSSTNPMFEVPFWWHMVLGGWAFGMVYMATDPVSSAFTSQGKFVYGLGIGVLVILIRVVNPAYPEGMMLAILFMNMFAPLCDHVVKNANVQRRLARSGA; encoded by the coding sequence ATGAAGATCCTCCGCGATCTCCACGACAAAGCCGACCCGCTCTTCGCGAAGGGCGGGCCGTTGGAGAAGCTCTACCCGCTCTGGGAAGCCCACGACACGGCGATGTTCACGCCGGGGGAAGTCACTCGCACGGCCCCTCACGTTCGCGACGGCCTCGACCTGAAGCGCATGATGATCACCGTCGTCGTCGCGCTCGTGCCCTGCATCGTGTTCGCCATGTACAACACGGGCTACCAGGCGATGCTCGCCATCTCGGAGGGGGCCGCGCCGCTCGACGACTGGCGCATGGCGATCTACCAGGGCCTCGGACTCTCCTTCGACCACACCTATCCGATCCTCTGCGTGATCTTCGGCGCGCTCTACTTCCTGCCGGTCTGGATCGCGGGCATGATCGTGGGCGCCGTGGTCGAGATCGGCGGCGCGATCATCCGCGGCCACGAAGTGAACGAGGGCTTCCTCGTCACCGGCATGCTCCTGCCCCTGACCCTGCCGCCCACCATCCCGCTCTGGATGGTCGTGCTCGGCATGGCCTTCGGCCTGATCTTCGGGAAGGAGGTCTTCGGCGGGACGGGCACCAACTTCCTGAATCCGGCGCTCACCGCGCGCGCCTTCCTCTTCTTCGCCTACCCGGCGTGGATGAGCGGCGACGCGCCCTGGATCGCCGCCGACTTCCTGAGCGTCGACTCGTTCAGCGGCGCCACCTGGCTGGCCCAGGCGGCGGTGACGCCGGGCGCCCTCGAGAACGCGAGCTTTGCCGATGCCTTCTGGGGCTTCGTCCCGGGTTCGATGGGAGAGACCTCGGCGTTCGGTGCCCTGTTGGGCATGGGGATCCTGCTGGTCACCCGGATCGGGTCCTGGCAGACGATCACCGGCGTGACCCTCGGTACGATCGTGATGGCCTCGATGCTGAATGGCATCGGCTCGAGCACGAACCCGATGTTCGAGGTGCCTTTCTGGTGGCACATGGTGCTGGGCGGCTGGGCCTTCGGGATGGTCTACATGGCTACCGACCCGGTGTCCTCGGCTTTCACCTCGCAGGGGAAGTTCGTCTACGGGCTCGGGATCGGCGTGCTCGTGATCCTGATCCGGGTGGTCAACCCGGCGTATCCCGAGGGCATGATGCTGGCGATCCTGTTCATGAACATGTTCGCCCCGCTCTGCGACCACGTCGTCAAGAACGCGAACGTGCAACGGAGGCTCGCGCGCAGTGGAGCATAG
- a CDS encoding Na(+)-translocating NADH-quinone reductase subunit C: MEHSSRYIVGFAAAVCGVCSIFVATAAVSLKDRQELNAQLDVQKKVLELVGLMEPGASLETEEIQTLYRDSIEARVVNLATGSIVEDVDPALFDQRAAAADPDTSREAPPNQAKVRRVPEQGLVYLLREDGQIKTLVFPVEGKGLWSTLYGFLALESDARTVAGITFYEHGETPGLGGEVDNPRWKALWKGRKAFDEQWQVALKVKKGAAGPVEADPYQVDGLSGATITSRGVSGLVSFWLGREGYGSYLEQYRSERGI, from the coding sequence GTGGAGCATAGTTCCCGCTACATCGTGGGCTTCGCGGCGGCCGTCTGCGGGGTCTGTTCGATCTTCGTGGCCACGGCAGCCGTGTCCCTGAAGGACCGTCAGGAGCTCAACGCTCAGCTCGACGTGCAGAAGAAGGTGCTCGAGTTGGTCGGTCTGATGGAGCCGGGCGCCAGCCTGGAGACCGAGGAGATCCAGACGCTCTACCGCGACAGCATCGAAGCCCGCGTGGTGAACCTGGCGACCGGCAGCATCGTCGAGGACGTCGATCCGGCGCTCTTCGATCAGCGCGCTGCTGCGGCCGACCCGGACACGAGCCGCGAGGCGCCACCGAACCAGGCGAAGGTGCGCCGCGTCCCCGAACAGGGACTGGTCTACCTGCTCCGTGAGGATGGTCAGATCAAGACGCTCGTCTTCCCGGTCGAAGGGAAGGGACTGTGGTCGACTCTCTACGGCTTCCTCGCCCTCGAGTCCGACGCCCGGACGGTCGCCGGCATCACCTTCTACGAGCACGGCGAGACGCCGGGCCTGGGCGGTGAAGTCGACAACCCGCGCTGGAAGGCGCTGTGGAAGGGCCGCAAGGCCTTCGACGAGCAGTGGCAGGTGGCGCTCAAGGTCAAGAAGGGCGCCGCGGGCCCGGTCGAAGCGGATCCCTACCAGGTGGACGGCCTCTCGGGCGCCACCATCACCAGCCGCGGCGTGAGCGGCCTGGTGTCGTTCTGGCTCGGGCGGGAGGGCTACGGGTCGTATCTCGAGCAGTACCGCTCCGAAAGGGGAATCTAG
- a CDS encoding NADH:ubiquinone reductase (Na(+)-transporting) subunit D: MASESRDALLDPLFNNNPIALQVLGICSALAVTTKMETAFVMTLAVIFVLVFSNLSVSLIRNLIPSSIRIIVQLTIIASLVIIADQVLKAFVYDISKQLSVFVGLIITNCIIMGRAEAFAMQNKPSLSVIDGLGNGLGYGLILLVVAAFREIFGSGTFFGYTLLKPVTEGGWYVPNGLMVLAPAAFFLIGVFIWVIRSYKPEQVEEEFHVGALLEPGHEGHIR, encoded by the coding sequence GTGGCATCCGAAAGTCGGGACGCGCTTCTCGACCCGCTCTTCAACAACAACCCGATCGCCCTGCAGGTGCTCGGGATCTGCTCGGCACTGGCCGTGACGACGAAGATGGAGACGGCCTTCGTGATGACGCTCGCCGTCATCTTCGTGCTGGTCTTCTCGAATCTCTCGGTCAGCCTGATCCGGAATCTGATCCCTTCGAGCATCCGCATCATCGTGCAGCTGACGATCATCGCCTCATTGGTGATCATCGCGGACCAGGTGCTCAAGGCCTTCGTCTACGACATCAGCAAGCAGCTGTCGGTGTTCGTAGGCCTGATCATCACCAACTGCATCATCATGGGGCGGGCCGAGGCCTTCGCCATGCAGAACAAGCCGTCCCTCTCGGTGATCGACGGTCTCGGCAACGGTCTGGGCTACGGCCTGATCCTGCTGGTGGTCGCGGCGTTCCGCGAGATCTTCGGTTCAGGCACGTTCTTCGGATACACGCTTCTCAAGCCCGTGACCGAAGGCGGTTGGTATGTCCCCAATGGCTTGATGGTTCTCGCCCCGGCGGCGTTCTTCCTGATCGGCGTCTTCATCTGGGTGATCCGCAGCTACAAACCCGAACAGGTGGAGGAGGAGTTCCATGTTGGAGCACTACTTGAGCCTGGCCACGAAGGCCACATTCGTTGA